In Arcobacter sp. CECT 8983, the DNA window TTTTCCATGTAAACCAAACTTATGAAAAAAACCATCAAGTAAAAATGCAACTCTACTCATATATCCTGTTGTTTCTAAAAGTGCAATTCCAAAAAATAAAATTACAATATTTGGTAAGAATAAAATTACAGAACCAACTCCTGCAATTGCACCATCTGCTATTACTGAAGAAATTTGATTATCCCCTAAAGCATTTTTTGTGCTATCTATTAAACTTGCAAAAAATGAATCAATTATGTCCATAGGAATATTTCCCACTTCAAAAGTTAATTGAAATAACATCCACATTAAAGTAAGGAAAATAGGAAGTCCTACAAACTTGTTGATTAGGATATTATCAATTTTATCACTTAATGATTTATCTTCAATTTTTTCATTTAATTCTACAGTCTCTTTTATTGCACCTTTTGCGAATGCAAATTTTTCATCATCAAAGATATCTTTAACATTTTTAGTACGAAAATGAATATATAGATGTTCAAAAGAGCTATTAACTAAAGGTTGTAGTTCTATCCAGATAGGATCATTGTGAAATTTTATAAATGTCTTTTTATCTTCTTTTAAAAGCTTTATTGCAAGTTCCCTATAGGGAATTTTTGATGTGTATTTTTTCTCTTTTAATAAAGTACATATATTAGATATTTCTTCTTCTATAACATCTGAAAAAATAAGCTTTGAGTCAAACTTTTTTGTTTCATACTTTTTTATCAAAGTTTTTATAAGCTCATCTACTCCTTGTTTATTTTTTGCAGAAGTTTTGATACATGGTTTTCCAAGTATTTTACTTAGCTGTTCTTCATTAATTGAGATATTCTCTTTTTTTGCTTCATCACTCATATTTAAAGCAATTACCATTTTTTTATCAAGTTCTAATAATTCGGTTGTTAAATATAGATTTCTTTCAAGATTTGTTGAGTCTATAACATTTAAAATAATGTCATAGTCACTATCTTGTAAATAGTTTTTAGTTACTTTCTCTTCTAAAGTATAATCACTTAAAGAGTAAGAACCTGGTAAATCAGTAATTTGCAATAAGTAGTTTTCATATTCAAATTCTACAACTGTTTTTTCAACTGTTACACCTGAAAAGTTTCCTACTTTTAATCTTGAGTTTGAAATTGAATTGATAAGCATAGACTTACCAACATTTGGTTGTCCTACAAGGGCAATTTTTATTAGTTTTTGCATGTTTTCTTCTCTACTTCTATATATTTTGCTTCAGAGTTTCTTAGTGCAATTTTTGTATTATTTACTTTTATTTCTATAGTATTTTTTGATAGTGTTTGTTCTATAACTAATACTTCTGAGTTCCTTGTTATTCCAAAAGAGTTAAGTCTTGCTTTTAATTTATCTGTGCAGGAAATAGAAATAATTTTGCCACATTCATTTTTAGCTAGTTCATTTAAATACATTAAAATCCTTCATTAATAATGATTATCATTAGTCAATAGTACTGAAAATATACTTAAAATATTTTATTAATTTGAAAGATATAAATAAAAATTTGGGTAATATAACTAAAATTAATGCTATTTGCAAAAAAATTTAAGTAAAATTGAACTGTTTTTTGCAATAATATATAATAAAATATTTAAGGGTAGATTGATGGCAGATAGCAATGAAGTAATTGATGAACTAAAAAAGATTGTTAAACAAAAAGGTTTAAAATATACGGAACAAAGAGAAATTGTTTTAAATGTTTTACTTCACGCTGAAGAACACTTAACTGCAGAAGAAATTTATAATCTAATTAAAACAACTAATCCTGACTCTAATATAGGTATTGCTACTGTATATAGAGCATTGAGTTTCTTAGAAGAAGTTAATTTAATTGCATCAATTAACTTTGGAGTAGATGGTAAAAAGTATGAAAGTAATAAAAAAGAACACCATGATCATCTAATTTGTACATCTTGTGGAAAGATTATTGAATTTTTAGATGATGAAATTGAAAAAAGACAAGATAGAATTGCAAAAAAGAATAAATTTAAAATTACTAGCCATTCTATGCAACTTTATGGTACTTGTCCTCAGTGTCAAGAGTCAAAATAGGAAGATTTTCCTATTTAAACTCATTTTTTAAAACTTTAGCCCAGTCTTCTATTTTTTCTAAATAGTTATCATCATTTTCTATATCAACAGCTAATCCAACAAAGCAATTTTCAATAACTGCTTCAGATTTTTCAAATTCATATCCTCTAGTAGGTGTAAAACCTATAACTTGAGCATTTGCTTTTACAAGTTGAAAATAAATTTTACCCATGGCATCAAGGAAATTATTTTTGTATTTTTTTTGATTTCCAAGTCCAAATATAGCAACTTTTTTATTTTTGAAATCAATATGTGAAAACTCTTCCCATACTTTTTCCCAATCTTCTTGCATTTTGCCTGCTTCCCAAGTAGATATACCAAGGATTATGTTTTCATAATCTTGCATATATTCACAACCTGTGACTTTTAAATCATACTCTTTTATACCATCTAAACTTTTTGAGATTTGCTTTGCAACCTCTTTCGTATTACCTGTGCTACTAGCATAAAAAATTGCAATATTTCTCATGAATAATCCTTGGTAGTTTTTTATTAGTATATCAAAATTTTGTTTTTTTTGTTATAATTCGCCAATTGATATATAAGTTAAGGTTTTAATTGTTTTGAAAAAAATTCTTCTTTTTAATCTCTTCACATTATTACTTCTTGCATCAAGCATTGAACCTATTCCTACTAATATAGAATTTGATTACAATAAAGCTATTTTAGGGAAAAAACTATTTTTTGATACAAAACTTTCAAAAAACAATAGTATCTCTTGTGCAACATGTCATGACTTGAACAATGGTGGAGATGATGGATTAAAATTTTCAGTTGGAATAAATGGGCAAGTAGGGAATATTAATGCACCTACAGTTTTAAATTCTGTTTTTAACTTTAGGCAGTTTTGGGATGGAAGAGCAAAAGATTTAGCAGAACAAGCAAAAGGACCTATTGAAAACCCAATAGAGATGGGACATGAATTTAGTGAACTAATAAAAGTATTAAAAGAGAATAGTTTTTATAAAAAAAGTTTTAAATCTATATATAAAGAGGGAATTACAAAAGATAATATTGCAAATGCAATTGCAGAGTTTGAAAAAACTTTGATAACTCCTAACGCTTCTTTTGATAAATACTTAAAAGGTGATGAAAATGCAATTACGTCTTTTGAAAAAGAAGGTTTCGACTTATTCAAAGATAAGGGTTGTATTTCTTGTCATAATGGTATAAATATTGGTGGAAATTTATATAGCAAATTTGGAATGATTATAGATATTGATAGTAAAAATTTAGGTAAATATAATGTTACAAAAAATGAACTGGATAAATACTATTTTAAAGTGCCTAGTTTACGAAATATAAGTTCAACTGCTCCATATTTTCATGATGGAAGATTCAGCGATTTAAAGGAAGTGGTTAAAACTATGGCATTAGTTCAATTAGGTAGGCCAGTAACTGATTTAGAAATAGAAAAGATTGTAGCATTTCTAAAAACATTAAATGGGGAATTAAAGATAATAGAATAGATGAAAAAACTTTTTAAAACTTTTGAAATGAAGTTAGTATTTTTTACTTTCTTTATTCTTTGTCTTTTTGTATATTTATACCATATTGAAAATAGTATAAAAAATTATAGAATCTATAAAAAAGGAATGAATGATTTAAAGTTCATTAATCTTTATTTAGATAATTTTTTAGAAAAACAAGACAAATTTGTTAACTTTGATAAAATTGTAAAAAATACAAAAGAGTTTAATCAAATAATTGATGATATATTATCTAGTGAAATTAAAACAGAATTCTCTTCTATTGTTTATTTTGAATTAGCAGAAGCTCAAACTATATTTGCTGAGAAATTGGAGTATATAGAAAGATATAAGTCCTTACAAGCATCTAATTTAAACTCAATTTATTTTATCTATGATTTAAACCAACATTTTAATAAAAGTAAAATCTCAAATGAAAATAAAGTTTTAATCAATCAAACTCTATTTATTTTAATGCAAAGTTTTATTAATTTAAATGATAATAAAGAGTTATTATCTAAAAATTTGAAATTTATTAATAAATTAGCAGAAAAAGAAAAAGATAAAAGACTTGAACTTTTATATATACATACAAAAAAAACTATAGAAAAAATAGAAAAAATAAATATTATTAAGAAAAGGGTAAATGAGTTAAATTTATCTAAAAAGCTTGAGAAAGTAGATGCTTTTTTAGTAGATAGTTATAATAAAAAAATAAAGATTCAATTATTCATTGCATCTTTATTTTTTCTATTTTTGATATTTATGATTATAGTTATCTATTTTGAACATAAAATAACTAGAAAAATTAAAAATGAATTATTGGCTTTTAAGTATGCAGTTGAAAACTCTGATAACTCAATAATTCTTACAGACCCTAATCAAAATATTATATATGTAAATGAAAATTTTGAGCTTAATAGTGGATATACTAAAGAAGAAGTATTGGGTCTAAATCCAAGGTTTTTAAGTTCTGGCTCTAAGAGTGGAACATATAAACAGTTAAAAGAAAAACTTCAAAAAGGTGAAAAGTGGGAAGGTGAATTTATTAATAAAAGAAAAAATGGCTCAATTTTCTATGAAAAAGCATCTATTGTTCCTATTTTCCTTAATAATAAACTAGTTAACTACTTAGCAATAAAACTTGATATTACTAAATATGTAAAACAAAAAGAGAAGTTAGAACTATCTTCTATTGCCTTTGATAACGTTCAAGAAGGTATCCTTATTTGTGATGGTGACAAAAAAATTATCACTGTAAATAGTGCTTTTGAGAATATTTCAGGGTATGATAAATCTGAGTTAATAGGCATGACACCAACCATTTTACAATCTGGTAGGCATGACAAAGTTTTCTACAGCAGAATGTGGGGTTCTATTATTAACAATGGTTATTGGAGAGGAAAAATCTATGATAGAAGAAGAGATGGAGAGATTATTCCTATTTGGTTAAATATCACTGCAATAAAAGATAAAAATGGCAAGTTTAATAGATTTATTGCAGTTCATACAAATCTTAAAGAGATAATTGAAACTCAAGAAAAAGCAGACTTCCTAGCATATCATGATCCTTTAACAAACTTACCAAATAGAGCAAAACTAGAAGAAGACTTAGGATATTCTATTTCCCTTGCAAAGAGGAATAAATCAAATCTATTTGTTTTATTTATAGATTTAGATAGATTTAAAATCATTAATGACACTTTAGGACATCAAATTGGAGATGAATTATTAAAAGTATTGGCTAAAAGATTAAAAATGATTTTAAGAGGAACTGATTCAGTATTTAGAATGGGTGGAGATGAATTTATTGTAACTTTAGATTCAAGTCCTACTAAAAAAGCTGCTGGCTATGTTTGTGGAAGAATTTTAGAACTTATAACAGAACCTATTAAAGTAAAAGGACATATTTTAAATACAAGTGCAAGTATTGGTGTTTCAATGTTTCCTGATGATGGAGTTGATATCTCAACTTTAATTAAAAATGCTGATACTGCTATGTATCATGCAAAAGAAAAAGGGAAAAATAATTTCCAATACTATGATAAACAGTTATCTGTTGATGTTCATGAACAGTTAAAAATAGAACAAGCATTAAAAGGTGTTCTTCAACGAGAAGAACTTTATTTATGTTATCAGCCACAGTATTTATTAAATACAAAAGAGATTATCTCTTTTGAAGCCTTAGTTAGATGGGAACATCCAGAGTTAGGATGTATTCCTCCTGACAAGTTTATAACTATTGCAGAAGACACAGGTATGATTGTAGATATTGGTAAATATATCTTTAAAACGGCATGTAAAGATTTTGTATCATTTAAAAAAATTAACCCTAAACTTAAATATATGGCTATCAATATTTCAAGCGTTCAGTTCAAAGATAAAAACTTTGTTGATGATGTTTTAAAAATTGTTAAAATGTATAATTTAAAACCAAGTGAAGTTGAGCTAGAAGTTACTGAACGATATATGATGGAATTTACTAAAAATAATATGGATACTATGAATAACTTAAGAGACTTAGGCTTTAGATTTTCAATTGATGATTTTGGTACAGGCTATTCTTCTATGAGCTATCTTACGAAACTTCCTATTGATGTAATAAAAGTAGATAAAGCATTTATTGACGATACTCCAGAAGATAATGGGAATGTTCAAATTTCATCTGCAATTGTAGCTTTATCTAAAAGTTTAGGATATAGTGTTATTGCTGAAGGAATTGAGTATGAAAATCAAGAAAACTATTTAAAACAAATTGATTGTAATATGGGACAAGGATTCTTGTTTTCTAAGCCTTTAACTTTTAATAAAACAAAAGAACTTTTAGAAAAAAGTAATAATTAAGAAAAAATACAAACCTTATCTCTTCCTGTTTCTTTTGCTTTATATAAAGCCTTATCTGCATTTATATATAACTCTTTACTTTTCATATCTTCTTCTAAGAATGCAATTCCACATGAAATAGTTACAACAGATGCCGATTTACTTGTATTATGTTTTATATTTAGTTTTTTAATATTTTCTTTAAATTCATTAGCATAATTTAAAGCTTCATCCTTATTTTTAGGGAAAAGTAATACCGCAAACTCTTCTCCTCCTAGTCTAAAGGTATGAGAATCTAACTTATTAAAGTACTCTCTTAAACTATTTGATATCTTAAATAAAGTTTCATCTCCTTGTTGATGTCCATAAGTATCATTATAGTCTTTGAAATAGTCGATATCTAACATAAATAAAGAAAATAGTTTATTCTTTTGTTTTGCTATTTTTATACCATCTTCTATTTTTTTATTAAAATATCGTCTATTAAATAGTTTAGTTAATTCATCAGTTATTGAGATTTCTTCAATTCTTTTTTTATCTGTTATGTCATGCTTAATAGCTGTATATCCAATTTTCTTATTATTTTCATATATTGGTTGAATAATGATATCTACCCAATAGCTTTGACCATCCTTTTTTCTATTTTTTATTTCACCTTTATAAATATTATTCTTTTTAAGTTGTTGCCATATATTCTTATAAAAAGAGTCTTCAATCTCAGGGTCTCTAATAATACTATGGGTTTTTCCAATTAATTCTTCTTTTTTATACCCTGAAATATTACAAAAAGCTTGAGAGACTTCAATAATATTTCCTTCAATATCTGTAGTAGAACTGATTACATGTTCATTTATAATCTTATTATATCTTTCAATTTTTTCATAGTCATTATTTCTTTGTTCCAAAATCTTATTTAGATTACTTGCTAATGTTTTAAACTCTTTATATGCTAAATTATGTACATTTATCTTTTTTAATTCTTTTGTTGCAATACTAAATTCATTGATAAAATTCTTAATATGATTATTTATTAAAGATGAGGTCTTCTTTGTAATAAGATAAATAATTAAAATAATAAATATAATAAATAAAAATCCTACTTCTAATTGAAAAAATACACTATTTTTTAAAAATAGTTTTTTTTGTTCTATGATTTCATCTATCTCATCAATATAAGCGCCCGTTCCTATAATCCAACCCCATTTTTCAAATCTTTTTACAAAGGCAATTTTTTTATATTTTTCTTCTGAATCAAGCTTTCTAAATTTATAAGTAACAAAACCACCTTCTTTTTTAGAAGAGATATCAAGTTGTTCTTTTAATAATTCATAGTTTGGATGGTCAATTGCAGGAGATTGCTTTTCTCCATTAAAAATTAATGCTTTTTTATTAATTGTGTTAAGAAAAATGTAGCCATTTTCTTCATACCTGATTGAAGCAATATAATTTAATATTTCATCTTTTACAGTTTGTTCTATGTCATCTAAATATTCACCTATTCCAATATGCCAATTAAAAGGTTCAAAATTTCTAATATAAGATAGTTTTGGAAACTGCTTTGCATTTTTAATATCAGGCTTTATAAAATAGTTCTTAACAAAACCAGAACCATGTTTTAGTGCAATTATACTTTGTTTTCTAATTATATATTCACCAGTAGAATCATGCATATTCCAAACATTTTTGAAAGTATCTAAATAGGATTTTTTATTAAATAAAATAGCTCTTCCTGTATTGCTATTTATATAGTAGTAGCTTCTTTTATTTGAAAAACTATAGTTTTTCAAAATATTTACAATAAGTTTTTTTATTTCATCATCACTTTTTTTATCTTTATATTCTCTATAAATAAGCATTGCCGTGTTGTAAGCATTATCAACTTTTTGTTTTAGTTCAATTCTTAATTTTTCATTTGCTTCTTTTTCTTTAAACTCTATATAGTTGTAAACTTTTTCAACTTCTTTTTCTAAATGATTTTTCTTTTGCTTTAAATAAGTTTTTTTTATTTCATTACTCTCTTGTAGAAAGTTATTATATTGAAAAAGAATAGTTACAAGAAGAACAAAGATAACAGAAATAACAGATACAAAAAATATGGACTTTGAAATAAAATTAGAAATTTTCATAAGAAATTATATCTTACTTAAATAATAAATGCAATTTTGTTAATACTAGGTTAATAATAAATTTAAAAGTGGTTAAAAAGGCAATGTCATAATTTTATAAATAAAAAGGAGTTATTATGAAAAAAAGTCTACTTATATCAATGGCATTGGCTACAGTTTTAGCAACAGGAGTTTATGCAAAAGGCAATATGAATAGCAGTGGTTGTGATTATCAAAAATCACAAAAAATGATGAAGAAATCTCATCATAGAGGATTTATGTCTTTTGTTTATAACTTAGATTTAGATGATAAACAAAAACAGGAAATTCAAACTATTAGAAAACAGATGATGGAAAAAAGATTTTCTAAAAATGAGAGTGCATTTACATCAACAGATTTTGATAAAGAAAAATATATTCAGATAATGAAACAAAAAAGACAGAATATGATAGAATCAAAAGCTGAAATGATTGATAAGGTTTATAAGGTTTTAAATAAAGACCAAAAACAACAATTAAAACAGATGATGGATAAACGAAAAGAAAGATTCTCTTCTATGATGAAAAAAAGGATGAACTTTGATAAAAATTGCAATGGTAGAGGATGATTTAGAATTAGCTGATGTTCTAACTCAATATTTAAAGCAATATAACATTGAAGTTACAAACTACGAGGAGCCTTTTTTGGCTCTAAGTAGTTTAAAAATGCAAAAGTATGATTTACTAATTTTAGATTTAACCCTTCCAGGAATGGATGGACTAGATGTGTGCAAAGAAGTTGTAAAAAACTTTGATATTCCAATTATTATTTCAAGTGCAAGAAGTGATATTACAGATAAAGTTACAGCTTTGCAACTTGGAGCTGATGACTACCTTCCAAAGCCTTATGATCCAAGAGAATTAGAAGTTCGAATAAAAACTATCCTAAGAAGATTTAATCATAAAATAATAGAAGAAAAAAATGATATTAAAAGAGTTTTTGAGTTAAATTGTGATAAAAAAGAGATTACAAAAAATGGTAAGTTTGTTAAGCTAACAGCCGCTGAATATGAAGTTTTATCTCTTATGTTAAAAAGAGAAGGTTTTATAATAAGTAGAGAAGATATTTTTGATAACTCAAATCTACTTAATTCAGATTATGAAAATTCTGGCTCTTTAGCTGTTATAATAAATAGGATAAGACAAAAAATTGAAGATAATCCAAAAGAACCAAAATATCTTCACACAATAAGAGGAATGGGGTATAAATTTACAAATGAATAGACAATCTTTATTTTTTACAATTACTGTTACGTTTATTATTTCACTTGTTTTAGTTGTAGTTAGTTTTATAATTATAATGATAGGAAATCAAAAGAGGTTAGAGCATCATCTTTTTGAAAGGTATCAGCCTTTAACAAAAATGATTTATAAACAACATTATAAGTTTGGAAAATTAAATGAGGAGTTTAAAAAGAGTTTAGAACCTTTTAATTATGACTTGTTTTTAAAGAAAAACAGAATTGATTCTATAACTTATAATCCAAATACAAAAGTACTTGCTGAAAGAAGATTTAGAGGTATTATTATGAGAGTACTTCAATTAAAAGATAGACAATTTTTATATTTAAATAGAAAAGGAAAAACCTTTTTAGTAGAAGATAAAAATGAATTTACTCAAAATAGTTCTATTTATATAATTTCAGTATTTGCAATTATTTTAATTACTCTGATTCTTTCATTTTTAGTGACACTAAGAAAGTTAATGCCATTAAAAATACTAAAAGATAAAGTTGGCACTTTAGGTGATGAAAATTTTGATTTTGAGTGTTGCGATACTGATAAAAAAGATGAAGTTTCATTACTTGCTTTAGAGTTTAAAAGAAGTGCCAAAAAACTAAAAGAGTTAAAAGAAGCTAGAAATATATTTATTAGAAATATGATGCACGAACTAAAAACTCCTATTACAAAAGGGAAGTTTTTAGCAGAGATTGAAAGAAATAAAGAAAATGATGAAAAATTAAAAGAAGTATTTAATAGACTTGAGCTTTTAATTAATGAATTTGCTTCTATAGAAGAGTTAATATCTTCTAAAAATGTAGATAAAAAAATATATTTCTTAAATGATGTTTTAGATAATGCAAAAGATATTTTAATGTTAGAAGATAAAGATATTGAAGAAAAACACGATAACTTAAAGCTTGAAGTAAACTTTAAACTATTTTCAATCGCATTAAAAAATCTAATTGACAATGCAATAAAATACTCAAATGATAAAAAAGTATTAGTAAAAACTGAAGGTGAAAATATTATCTTTGAAAATGGTGGCAAGCCTTTAGAATTTGATTTAGAAAACTATTATGAACCTTTCTTTGCAAATGAAAAAAGTGCTAATAATTCATTTGGTTTAGGACTTTATATTGTTCACAATATTTTGAAAGCAAATAATTATAGTTTAGAGTATAAATATGAAGATGAGAAAAATATTTTTATTTGTAAAAAGGAAAAGAAATAGAATACGATATTGTAGTAATTGGAGCAGGTGCAAGTGGTTTGATGTTTGCATCACAAGTTAAAAATAAAAAGATTGCAATAATAGAATCAAACCCTAAAATTGGACAAAAAATAAAAATAAGTGGTGGAGCAAAGTGCAATATCACAAATGAAAATGTAAGTTTTAAAAACTATTTAGGAGATAAAGAGTTTGTAAAAAATAGTTTAGACTTTTTCTCAAATAAAGATTTATTAAACTTTTTAAATAAAAATGGTGTTTACCCTAAAGTAAATCCTAAAATAGTAAAAGGAACTTATTTTTGTAACTCTTCTTCTGATGTTATAGACATGTTTACAAAACTAACTTCTCATACAAAAAAGTTTTTAAATACAAAAGTTTTAGATGTAAGGTATGATAAAGAGTTTTTAATAAATACTTCTAAGGGGGTATTCAAAGCAAAAAATTTAGTAGTTGCTAGTGGAGGTTTATCTTATGCAAGTGTTGGAGCTTCTCCAATTGCTTATGACATAGCAAAAGAGTTTGGACATGAAATAATACCTACAAAACCAGCATTGGTTGGTTTTACAGTTCAAAAAGAGCAGTTTTGGTTTAAAAAACTTAGTGGTATTTCTTGTGAAGTAGATATAAAAGTAGATGAAAAAAAGTTTAATGGAAAACTTCTTTTTGCTCACAAAGGCTGTTCTGGACCTGCTGTGTTAAATGCTTCTTTATATTGGCAAAAAGGAAAGATAACTATTGATTTTATGCCTAAAAAGAAATTAGAACCTTTACTTAAAGGAAATAAAAATATCTCTACGGCTTTACCTTTACCAAAAAGATTTATGCAAGAATTTTTAGACTCAATTGAATTAGAAGATAAACCAGTTAGTAAACTCTCAAATGAAGAGAAAGATAAATTAAAAACCATAAAAAATTATGAATTTTCACCTGCTGGAACTTTTGGATATACAAAAGCAGAAGTTACAAGTGGTGGAATAGATACAGAGTTTATAGATAAAGATAGTTTTGAAAGTAAACATCAAAAAAATTTATATTTCTTAGGTGAATGTTTAGAGCCAACTGGAGAATTAGGTGGATACAATTTTCAACTATATTTTTCTCAAGCTTACCTTTGTGCAAGTAGTTTCAATTAAAAAGAAACAATTTCTTTGATTATAAAGTGACAATGAGATATAATCTTAACTTAATTTTAAAAAAATATTAAGGCATGAAAATGTTTTTTTCTAAATCAAAGAAAAACAATGAAGAAGTAGAAAACTTAAAAAATGAGCTTGCATTATTAAAAGAAGAGATATCTTTAAAAGATAAGAAAATTAATAATTTAGAGAATAGACTCCAATTAATCTCAAGTGATGAAGAAAAAGTTGAAAAACTAGAAAAAGAGAATGTGTTTTTTAAAAGACTTGCCCAAATCTCACAAGAAGAAGGCTTAGTTGCATTTAATACAAATGATGAAGTTTTATTTATAAACAAAAGAGCAAAATCTCATAAACTTGACACTCAAGCTTTATTAAAAGCAATCAAAAGTGGAAGTGACACTGTTGTTTTAAACGATTGTGAAGCTTCAATTTTATTAGAAAAATATGATGATAAGATAATTGCTTCATTAAAACAAACATCTATTCATGATAATAAAGAAGGTGGTTTATTACAAAGACATAATATAAATATGACCAATTCTTTAACTTCAACGCAAAATGCATATTTAGACCTGTTAGAGGAACTTCAAAGTATGATGAAAGAGTCTAAAGAAACAGCAGAAGGTTCAACAAAAGGTTTAAACCTAACAAATGATATTGTAAGTGATACTGAAAATTTACATAATGAAATAGAGATAGAACATGAAGTTGTAAACTCATTGGTTTCAAAAAGTAAAGATATTTCAAATGTTATTACAATAATTCAAGAAATTGCTTTTCAAACAAATATTTTATCATTAAATGCAGCAGTAGAAGCAGCAACAGCTGGGGAAGCAGGAAAAGGCTTTGCAGTTGTAGCACAAGAAGTGAGAAACTTAGCAAATAGATCTGCCCAAGCAGCTTCTAAAATCAAAGATGTAGTAGATTCTATTCAAGAAGAAACACACAAAATAAAAAATAGTTCTGATGTTGTTTCTAAAGTAGTTGGGGAAACTAAAAGTAGAATAGAGGTTTTAAGTGAGCTAATGAATGGCTTCCAAAGAAACTCAAGTAGGTCTGTTTATGAAGTAGAAAGTGTTTCTAATAAAATCTTTATTAACTTAGCAAAACTAGATCATGTAATTTATAAAAACAATTTATATCAATTAATTTTTGGTGCAGAACATAACTTTAAAGCAGTTGATCATCATAATTGTAGATTAGGTAAATGGTATGATTCAGGACTAGGAAAAGAAGAGTTTAGTTTTGTTCCTTCGTATAGACATCTAGAGCATTGCCATTCAATTGTACATAAAGAAGCAAATGAATTAGCAAAAGAGTGTTCAGGACATGAAATTTCTTGTTCTAAAGAATTAATTGAACAAAAAATTTC includes these proteins:
- a CDS encoding cache domain-containing protein, which encodes MKISNFISKSIFFVSVISVIFVLLVTILFQYNNFLQESNEIKKTYLKQKKNHLEKEVEKVYNYIEFKEKEANEKLRIELKQKVDNAYNTAMLIYREYKDKKSDDEIKKLIVNILKNYSFSNKRSYYYINSNTGRAILFNKKSYLDTFKNVWNMHDSTGEYIIRKQSIIALKHGSGFVKNYFIKPDIKNAKQFPKLSYIRNFEPFNWHIGIGEYLDDIEQTVKDEILNYIASIRYEENGYIFLNTINKKALIFNGEKQSPAIDHPNYELLKEQLDISSKKEGGFVTYKFRKLDSEEKYKKIAFVKRFEKWGWIIGTGAYIDEIDEIIEQKKLFLKNSVFFQLEVGFLFIIFIILIIYLITKKTSSLINNHIKNFINEFSIATKELKKINVHNLAYKEFKTLASNLNKILEQRNNDYEKIERYNKIINEHVISSTTDIEGNIIEVSQAFCNISGYKKEELIGKTHSIIRDPEIEDSFYKNIWQQLKKNNIYKGEIKNRKKDGQSYWVDIIIQPIYENNKKIGYTAIKHDITDKKRIEEISITDELTKLFNRRYFNKKIEDGIKIAKQKNKLFSLFMLDIDYFKDYNDTYGHQQGDETLFKISNSLREYFNKLDSHTFRLGGEEFAVLLFPKNKDEALNYANEFKENIKKLNIKHNTSKSASVVTISCGIAFLEEDMKSKELYINADKALYKAKETGRDKVCIFS
- a CDS encoding Spy/CpxP family protein refolding chaperone, with amino-acid sequence MKKSLLISMALATVLATGVYAKGNMNSSGCDYQKSQKMMKKSHHRGFMSFVYNLDLDDKQKQEIQTIRKQMMEKRFSKNESAFTSTDFDKEKYIQIMKQKRQNMIESKAEMIDKVYKVLNKDQKQQLKQMMDKRKERFSSMMKKRMNFDKNCNGRG
- a CDS encoding response regulator transcription factor — encoded protein: MIKIAMVEDDLELADVLTQYLKQYNIEVTNYEEPFLALSSLKMQKYDLLILDLTLPGMDGLDVCKEVVKNFDIPIIISSARSDITDKVTALQLGADDYLPKPYDPRELEVRIKTILRRFNHKIIEEKNDIKRVFELNCDKKEITKNGKFVKLTAAEYEVLSLMLKREGFIISREDIFDNSNLLNSDYENSGSLAVIINRIRQKIEDNPKEPKYLHTIRGMGYKFTNE
- a CDS encoding ArsS family sensor histidine kinase; translated protein: MNRQSLFFTITVTFIISLVLVVVSFIIIMIGNQKRLEHHLFERYQPLTKMIYKQHYKFGKLNEEFKKSLEPFNYDLFLKKNRIDSITYNPNTKVLAERRFRGIIMRVLQLKDRQFLYLNRKGKTFLVEDKNEFTQNSSIYIISVFAIILITLILSFLVTLRKLMPLKILKDKVGTLGDENFDFECCDTDKKDEVSLLALEFKRSAKKLKELKEARNIFIRNMMHELKTPITKGKFLAEIERNKENDEKLKEVFNRLELLINEFASIEELISSKNVDKKIYFLNDVLDNAKDILMLEDKDIEEKHDNLKLEVNFKLFSIALKNLIDNAIKYSNDKKVLVKTEGENIIFENGGKPLEFDLENYYEPFFANEKSANNSFGLGLYIVHNILKANNYSLEYKYEDEKNIFICKKEKK
- a CDS encoding aminoacetone oxidase family FAD-binding enzyme, translated to MGAGASGLMFASQVKNKKIAIIESNPKIGQKIKISGGAKCNITNENVSFKNYLGDKEFVKNSLDFFSNKDLLNFLNKNGVYPKVNPKIVKGTYFCNSSSDVIDMFTKLTSHTKKFLNTKVLDVRYDKEFLINTSKGVFKAKNLVVASGGLSYASVGASPIAYDIAKEFGHEIIPTKPALVGFTVQKEQFWFKKLSGISCEVDIKVDEKKFNGKLLFAHKGCSGPAVLNASLYWQKGKITIDFMPKKKLEPLLKGNKNISTALPLPKRFMQEFLDSIELEDKPVSKLSNEEKDKLKTIKNYEFSPAGTFGYTKAEVTSGGIDTEFIDKDSFESKHQKNLYFLGECLEPTGELGGYNFQLYFSQAYLCASSFN
- a CDS encoding CZB domain-containing protein, with product MNGFQRNSSRSVYEVESVSNKIFINLAKLDHVIYKNNLYQLIFGAEHNFKAVDHHNCRLGKWYDSGLGKEEFSFVPSYRHLEHCHSIVHKEANELAKECSGHEISCSKELIEQKISLVEDASEDVFIYLDRILEEKNTAVMKEAANKLFN